In Helianthus annuus cultivar XRQ/B chromosome 9, HanXRQr2.0-SUNRISE, whole genome shotgun sequence, the following are encoded in one genomic region:
- the LOC110876942 gene encoding nucleolin-like, with product MQVVVHDEDDGDEDDDDDENEDDVHKVDEHDDNNDDEFDDDDGFDHDDHYNYDVQKAMPFNDDEAASLQRMVNEDRESREMMFEVSTSGNHALVRGVTQNPDNIFADEEEQNNEPEENISKFVDENTKEMSAEREEGTHETEVQNEVVLGDENEEEAEKEMAETENAIEVQTANENAKEFENEEEG from the exons atgcaGGTTGTTGTtcatgatgaagatgatggtgatgaggatgatgatgatgatgagaatgaAGATGATGTTCACAAGGTCGATGAGCATGATGATAACAATGATGatgagtttgatgatgatgatggttttgatCATGATGATCATTATAACTATGATGTGCAAAAAGCCATGCCCTTCAATGATGATGAAGCGGCTTCACTTCAAAGGATGGTGAATGAGGATAGAGAAAGCCGGGAAATGATGTTTGAAGTTTCTACATCAGGAAACCATGCTCTTGTCAGAGGAGTAACACA AAACCCCGACAACATTTTTGCTGATGAAGAAGAACAAAACAATGAACCTGAAGAG AACATCTCAAAATTTGTTGATGAAAACACCAAAGAAATGTCAGCTGAAAGAGAAGAAGGTACACATGAAACTGAGGTTCAAAATGAGGTGGTACTAGGAgatgaaaatgaagaagaagcgGAAAAGGAGATGGCCGAAACAGAAAACGCCATTGAAGTGCAAACAGCTAATGAAAACGCCAAGGAAtttgaaaatgaagaagaaggataa